The DNA sequence CCAGCGCCGATCGCGTGGCCCCCAGCGTGAGGGCGGACGACACCGCAAGCAGGCCGCCGAGCGTGAGGGCGCAGAGCGCCTCAACGAGCGTGTGCCCGTGCTTCAATCGCATGGGCGGCTCGTCACGATATGGGTCCGCGCGGTGCGCGCCCTGCTCCCGCGCGAGCCGTCGAGCGTCAGGACGCGCAGGTTGCCGACCGCCTGCACGCCCCAGCGGGCCTCGGGCCCGTCGGCGAGGCGCGTCACACCCGCGGTGTCGCCACCGGCGCAGGCCGCAGCTTCGAACCAGGCCAACCGATCGAGCAACATGCCCACCAAGGCTTCGCGACGGTCCGCGTCCAGTCGGAGGCGCGCACTCGCCAGGAGCGCGTGCAGC is a window from the Pseudogemmatithrix spongiicola genome containing:
- a CDS encoding type IV pilus modification PilV family protein — protein: MQRRGVSLVEVLVAATLLAVGVAGTLHALLASARLRLDADRREALVGMLLDRLAWFEAAACAGGDTAGVTRLADGPEARWGVQAVGNLRVLTLDGSRGSRARTARTHIVTSRPCD